One Gadus chalcogrammus isolate NIFS_2021 chromosome 4, NIFS_Gcha_1.0, whole genome shotgun sequence DNA segment encodes these proteins:
- the golt1ba gene encoding golgi transport 1Ba produces the protein MISLTDSQKIGMGLTGFGVFFLFFGMMLFFDKALLAIGNILFVAGLSFVIGLERTFRFFFQRHKAKATGFFLGGVLVVLIGWPIIGVVLEIYGFFLLFRGFFPVVVGFIRRIPVLGSILNLPFISGFADRVGESNTMV, from the exons ATGATCTCGCTCACGGACTCCCAGA AGATCGGAATGGGGCTGACAGGCTTCGGCgtgttcttcctcttcttcgggATGATGCTGTTCTTCGACAAAGCTCTTCTGGCCATTGGAAAC ATCCTGTTCGTGGCCGGGCTGTCCTTTGTCATCGGGCTGGAGAGGACGTTCCGCTTCTTCTTCCAGCGGCACAAGGCCAAGGCCACGGGCTTCTTCCTGGGGGGGGTTCTGGTGGTGTTGATAGGCTGGCCCATCATCGGGGTGGTGCTGGAGATCTACGGCTTCTTCCTCTTGTTCAG GGGGTTCTTCCCGGTCGTGGTGGGGTTCATCAGACGAATACCCGTCCTGGGGTCCATCCTAAACCTGCCCTTCATCAGTGGA TTTGCGGACCGAGTGGGCGAGAGCAACACCATGGTGTGA